The following proteins come from a genomic window of Galactobacillus timonensis:
- the rpsU gene encoding 30S ribosomal protein S21 yields MAKIVVRENESLDDALRRFKRAVSRDGTLAECKKREFYVKPGVKKRLKSEEARKNARMRNKKRR; encoded by the coding sequence ATGGCAAAGATCGTTGTTCGTGAAAACGAATCTCTCGACGATGCACTGCGCCGGTTCAAGCGTGCTGTCTCCAGAGACGGTACACTCGCTGAGTGCAAGAAGAGAGAGTTCTATGTAAAGCCGGGTGTTAAAAAGAGACTCAAGTCCGAAGAGGCTCGCAAGAATGCCCGCATGCGTAACAAGAAGAGACGCTAA
- a CDS encoding efflux RND transporter permease subunit: protein MSKKFGKWVVKLHIPILIASLLLLIPATIGYAHTKVNYDMLTYLPKDIETMQGQDILKDEFGTGAFSMYIVQGMDAKDVVKLKDKIADVDHVKSVIWWDDVASIDVPVELLPDQVYKAFNSGDSTVLLILFDEGTSEDGTVAAVRRIRAIGSEQCYLSGMSAVLVDTEDLSNREAPIYVAMAVLLSAIALSLCMDSWLVPFIFLASIGIPIMYNLGTNLFLGKISYITKALAAVLQLGVTMDYSIFLWHSYEDHLTLKEERNEAMANAISETLSSIIGSSITTIAGFIALCFMSFTLGMDLGLVMSKGVLFGVLACVTVLPSMILVFDKPLRKTHHKAILPDFNGIGHHVTKNAYKYLVVAVCLLIPGLYGYTHIPQYYDLGATLPKDLPGVVANTKLKDEFDMNSTHILMVNADLSEAKVQEMAREMKDVDGVKWVLGLDTIKGGMVPDDLLPTKLTKNLKNDNWQLILIGSKYAVASDEVNAQVDSLKSIAKKYDSGSLLIGEAPATKDLIDVTSHDFNAVSMWSIGIIFVIIALVFKSASLPFILILVIYLGITVNMAIPFYMNRAVPFIAGIVIGTIQLGSTVDYAILETTRYLRNRGAGMDKKAAVEDAVQRSAKSIVVSAISFFAATFGVGMYSDIDVISSLCVLMARGAVISMGCVIFVLPSMLMMLDKLIMKTTKSTKKVETEA, encoded by the coding sequence ATGTCGAAAAAATTTGGCAAATGGGTAGTGAAGCTGCACATACCCATCCTGATAGCGTCTCTGCTGCTGTTGATACCGGCAACGATCGGCTATGCGCATACGAAGGTCAACTACGATATGCTCACGTATCTGCCGAAGGATATTGAGACGATGCAGGGGCAGGATATTCTGAAAGATGAGTTTGGGACGGGTGCCTTCTCCATGTATATCGTGCAGGGGATGGACGCGAAGGATGTCGTTAAGCTGAAAGATAAGATTGCGGACGTGGATCATGTGAAGTCGGTGATCTGGTGGGATGATGTTGCCAGCATTGATGTGCCGGTGGAGCTGCTGCCGGATCAGGTGTACAAGGCATTCAACAGCGGCGACAGTACGGTGCTGCTGATTCTGTTTGATGAAGGAACCTCTGAAGATGGTACGGTGGCGGCCGTACGCAGGATCCGGGCCATAGGTAGTGAACAGTGCTATCTTTCGGGAATGAGTGCGGTGCTTGTAGATACAGAGGATCTTTCGAACCGTGAGGCGCCGATCTATGTTGCGATGGCTGTGCTGCTGTCGGCGATTGCGCTGAGTCTCTGTATGGATTCGTGGCTGGTGCCGTTCATCTTTCTGGCTTCGATCGGTATTCCGATTATGTACAACCTGGGTACCAACCTGTTTCTGGGCAAGATTTCGTACATTACGAAGGCGCTGGCGGCGGTGCTGCAGCTGGGCGTGACGATGGATTACAGCATCTTCCTGTGGCACAGCTATGAGGATCATCTGACTCTGAAGGAAGAGCGTAATGAGGCGATGGCCAATGCAATCAGTGAGACGCTGTCATCGATCATCGGATCTTCGATAACGACGATTGCGGGCTTCATTGCGTTGTGTTTCATGAGCTTTACGCTCGGCATGGATCTGGGCCTGGTCATGAGTAAAGGTGTTCTGTTCGGTGTCCTTGCCTGTGTGACGGTTCTTCCTTCGATGATTCTTGTGTTTGATAAGCCTTTGCGGAAGACGCATCATAAGGCGATTCTTCCGGACTTCAACGGAATCGGTCATCATGTGACGAAGAATGCGTACAAGTATCTGGTGGTGGCTGTGTGCCTTCTGATTCCGGGTCTTTATGGATATACGCATATTCCGCAGTACTACGATCTTGGGGCGACGCTGCCGAAGGATCTGCCGGGTGTTGTGGCTAATACGAAGCTGAAGGATGAGTTCGATATGAATTCGACGCACATCCTGATGGTGAACGCTGATCTTTCCGAGGCGAAGGTTCAGGAAATGGCGCGTGAGATGAAGGATGTGGACGGTGTGAAGTGGGTCCTTGGTCTGGATACGATCAAGGGCGGCATGGTTCCGGATGATCTTCTTCCTACGAAACTGACGAAGAATCTGAAGAATGATAATTGGCAGCTGATTCTGATTGGTTCGAAGTATGCGGTTGCCAGTGATGAGGTGAATGCGCAGGTCGATTCGCTGAAGTCGATTGCGAAGAAATATGATTCCGGGTCGCTGCTGATCGGTGAGGCGCCGGCAACGAAGGATCTGATCGATGTGACATCGCATGACTTCAATGCCGTGTCCATGTGGTCGATCGGCATCATCTTTGTGATCATTGCACTGGTGTTCAAGAGTGCGTCGCTGCCGTTCATTCTGATCCTGGTCATCTACCTGGGCATTACAGTGAACATGGCGATTCCGTTCTATATGAACCGGGCGGTGCCGTTTATTGCTGGCATCGTCATCGGTACGATTCAGCTGGGATCGACGGTTGACTACGCGATTCTGGAGACGACGCGGTATCTGCGCAACCGGGGCGCCGGCATGGATAAGAAGGCGGCGGTTGAAGATGCAGTACAGCGGAGTGCGAAGTCGATTGTTGTTTCGGCAATCAGCTTCTTTGCGGCAACGTTCGGTGTCGGTATGTATTCGGACATTGATGTGATCAGTTCGCTGTGTGTACTGATGGCGCGGGGCGCTGTCATATCGATGGGATGTGTCATCTTTGTTCTGCCGAGCATGTTGATGATGCTGGACAAGCTGATCATGAAGACGACAAAGTCCACGAAGAAAGTTGAGACAGAGGCATAA
- a CDS encoding TetR/AcrR family transcriptional regulator — protein MGKAEENKRQKKDALMHGAFDLFTTKGIANTSIAEIAEKAGVGKGTFYSYFKDKGDIHDRLVVRISSEVFAKAKTALDQTSLDTLEDQVLFIADNIIDQLKNDRLTTRFISKNLSWGVFQTFMSTTADTASVDFNRIFQDAFNRSPVKYKDPFLLIYMIIELVNGTCYSAILYQKPKPVDELKPDLYEAIRAIMRVNEVHSA, from the coding sequence ATGGGCAAAGCAGAAGAAAACAAGCGGCAGAAAAAAGACGCCCTCATGCACGGCGCCTTCGATCTGTTCACAACAAAGGGAATAGCCAACACCTCCATCGCCGAAATAGCCGAAAAGGCAGGCGTCGGAAAAGGCACCTTTTATTCCTACTTCAAAGACAAAGGGGATATCCATGACCGCCTCGTCGTGCGCATCTCGTCTGAAGTCTTCGCCAAAGCCAAGACAGCCCTGGACCAGACCAGTCTCGACACACTTGAAGATCAGGTTCTCTTCATTGCCGATAACATCATCGACCAGCTGAAGAACGACCGCCTCACGACCCGCTTCATCTCAAAGAACCTTTCCTGGGGCGTCTTCCAGACCTTCATGAGCACGACTGCCGACACAGCCTCCGTCGACTTCAACCGCATCTTTCAGGATGCATTCAACCGCTCCCCCGTTAAATACAAGGACCCCTTCCTGCTCATCTATATGATCATTGAACTGGTCAACGGAACCTGCTACAGCGCCATCCTGTATCAGAAGCCCAAGCCCGTCGACGAACTGAAGCCCGACCTCTACGAAGCGATCCGTGCCATCATGCGCGTCAACGAAGTACATTCCGCCTGA
- a CDS encoding glutaredoxin family protein produces MKKIVLFYIEDCPYCLSARKAITELKTEYPPYSKLLIQRIDETVHPEIADQYDYYHVPTFFVDDKKIYECTPSDSYKTIKENVKKVLDAAL; encoded by the coding sequence ATGAAAAAAATAGTTCTGTTCTATATCGAAGACTGCCCCTACTGCCTGTCTGCCCGCAAAGCGATCACCGAACTCAAGACAGAGTATCCACCTTATTCGAAGCTGCTGATTCAGCGCATCGATGAAACGGTGCACCCGGAAATTGCGGACCAGTATGACTACTACCACGTCCCGACTTTTTTCGTCGACGACAAAAAGATCTACGAATGCACGCCTTCAGACTCCTATAAGACAATCAAGGAGAACGTCAAAAAGGTACTGGATGCCGCACTATGA
- a CDS encoding AlkZ-related protein: MKMIHSASDMEEIIHDYGFLPFFANAISGWSIEDHTPPELWFAADRDGPWEWKGPVTADATIAYGKFFNNRAGFISKEWIPDFANYRRDGYDYDSRVDEGIADTQENILISTLTRTNAIKSKELRALTGLNSKQGGARFDKHITKLQMLAYVTTAGFTYETTKAGVPYGWGIALYALMEQVFPRSFVRSAYKRKPEKSEERIMEYLMQKLGPQYEKDIRTLIERR, translated from the coding sequence ATGAAGATGATCCATTCCGCCTCGGACATGGAAGAGATCATCCACGATTACGGCTTCCTCCCTTTTTTCGCCAATGCCATTAGCGGCTGGTCGATCGAAGATCATACGCCGCCTGAACTGTGGTTTGCGGCCGACAGGGACGGACCATGGGAATGGAAGGGACCAGTGACGGCCGATGCGACCATTGCCTATGGCAAATTCTTCAACAACCGTGCCGGCTTCATCTCAAAGGAATGGATCCCCGACTTTGCCAACTACCGCCGCGACGGCTACGACTATGACAGCCGCGTCGACGAAGGCATCGCCGACACCCAGGAAAACATTCTGATCAGCACGCTAACCAGAACCAATGCGATCAAGTCGAAGGAACTGAGGGCCCTGACCGGTCTCAACTCGAAACAGGGCGGCGCCAGGTTCGACAAACACATCACGAAGCTTCAGATGCTTGCCTACGTCACTACCGCCGGTTTTACCTATGAAACAACAAAGGCCGGCGTCCCCTATGGCTGGGGCATCGCCCTCTACGCCCTGATGGAACAGGTATTCCCCCGCAGCTTCGTCCGCAGCGCCTATAAACGCAAACCGGAAAAAAGCGAGGAACGCATCATGGAATATCTGATGCAGAAGCTTGGGCCGCAGTATGAAAAGGATATTCGAACATTGATCGAGAGGCGCTGA
- a CDS encoding ribonuclease Z, giving the protein MLDLCLLGCGGTRPIPGRWLTSLYIQYNGHGILIDCGEGTQIAMASAGISPHSIDLILLTHFHGDHILGLPGLLMSMGMSGRTAPVTIAGPKGLQQVVSSLCVTAGFPFQLNGIELSGAHASFDFEKDSPLHIHAFEVHHSVTCYGYSLVLDRAGRFDPVKAAALNIPKKLWNLLQKGNTVTTDTAAFTPDQVMGKPRKGIKVTYCTDTTVCDSIVPAAKDSDLFICEGMYADPARAEAAEVKKHMVFTQAAQLAKEAEVKKLWLTHFSPAETHPEEGIDTARAVFPNTELGENGKKITLNFQDDPHQP; this is encoded by the coding sequence ATGCTTGATTTATGTCTGCTTGGCTGCGGCGGAACCCGCCCCATACCCGGCCGCTGGCTGACATCCCTGTATATTCAATACAACGGTCACGGTATTTTAATTGACTGCGGCGAAGGCACGCAGATTGCCATGGCCTCGGCCGGCATCTCCCCCCACAGCATTGATCTGATTCTGCTCACGCACTTTCACGGGGACCACATTCTTGGTCTGCCCGGCCTTTTGATGTCCATGGGCATGTCCGGACGCACCGCACCCGTTACCATTGCCGGCCCCAAAGGTCTGCAGCAGGTTGTAAGCAGCCTCTGCGTTACTGCCGGCTTTCCGTTTCAGCTCAACGGCATTGAATTGAGCGGTGCCCATGCGTCGTTCGACTTTGAAAAAGATTCGCCGCTGCACATTCATGCCTTCGAAGTCCACCACAGCGTTACCTGTTACGGTTATTCTCTGGTGCTGGATCGTGCCGGCCGCTTTGATCCCGTCAAAGCCGCTGCCCTGAACATTCCCAAAAAACTGTGGAATCTGCTTCAAAAGGGAAACACCGTAACCACAGACACCGCCGCCTTCACCCCGGATCAGGTAATGGGAAAGCCAAGAAAGGGAATCAAAGTCACCTACTGCACCGATACAACGGTCTGTGACTCCATTGTGCCAGCCGCAAAGGATTCGGATCTTTTCATATGCGAAGGAATGTATGCGGATCCCGCCCGTGCAGAAGCTGCCGAAGTGAAAAAGCATATGGTTTTCACGCAGGCAGCGCAGCTGGCAAAAGAAGCCGAAGTGAAAAAACTCTGGCTCACCCACTTCAGTCCGGCAGAAACTCATCCGGAAGAAGGAATCGATACCGCCAGAGCAGTCTTTCCAAACACCGAGCTTGGTGAAAACGGTAAGAAGATTACTCTGAACTTTCAGGATGATCCACACCAGCCCTGA
- the larE gene encoding ATP-dependent sacrificial sulfur transferase LarE translates to MKTLEEKREDLHRILREAGSAAIAFSGGVDSTYLLKEAHAVLGDQVIAYTAGSVFFPSWENSEAAAFCKEEGIVQKKLTFDVLGQPGVAQNPSNRCYLCKHALFTELKKQAEADGLACVMEGTNLDDLGDYRPGLVALKELGIRSPLKEAGMTKQDIRDLSKQLNLPTWDKPSFACLASRISYDEEITEEKLKRVEAAETFMLNHGFRQVRVRVHGSLARIEVLPKDLSRFEDETLRRQVVETLKAAGFVYVTLDLEGFHSGSMNRMLEQKQ, encoded by the coding sequence GTGAAAACCTTAGAAGAAAAAAGAGAAGATCTGCATCGTATTCTGCGGGAAGCGGGCAGTGCGGCGATTGCCTTTTCCGGCGGCGTAGATTCGACGTATCTGCTGAAGGAGGCACATGCGGTCCTTGGGGATCAGGTGATTGCCTATACTGCCGGATCGGTGTTTTTCCCTTCGTGGGAAAACAGTGAGGCGGCTGCTTTCTGCAAAGAGGAAGGGATTGTTCAGAAGAAACTGACATTTGATGTTCTTGGTCAGCCCGGGGTTGCGCAGAATCCTTCGAACCGCTGTTATCTTTGCAAGCATGCGCTGTTTACGGAATTAAAAAAGCAGGCGGAAGCGGATGGGCTTGCCTGCGTTATGGAAGGCACGAACCTGGATGATCTGGGCGACTATCGGCCAGGACTTGTCGCATTGAAGGAGCTTGGCATTCGCAGTCCGCTAAAAGAAGCAGGGATGACGAAGCAGGATATCCGTGATCTTTCGAAGCAGCTGAATCTTCCTACCTGGGATAAGCCTTCTTTTGCCTGCCTGGCTTCGCGTATTTCGTATGACGAAGAAATCACGGAAGAGAAGCTGAAACGGGTTGAGGCGGCGGAAACATTTATGCTGAATCATGGCTTCCGTCAGGTGCGGGTGCGTGTTCATGGTTCACTTGCCCGTATCGAAGTGCTTCCTAAGGATCTGTCACGTTTTGAAGATGAAACGCTGCGCCGGCAGGTTGTTGAGACGCTGAAGGCGGCGGGCTTTGTTTATGTGACGCTGGATCTGGAAGGCTTTCATTCCGGCAGTATGAACCGGATGCTGGAACAGAAGCAGTAA